A genomic stretch from Nerophis ophidion isolate RoL-2023_Sa linkage group LG14, RoL_Noph_v1.0, whole genome shotgun sequence includes:
- the LOC133567921 gene encoding zinc finger protein 629-like, which yields MACVSFQSQLSSILEVLVKAAVSEISKLVDDNSAFLQLEISQKQNENEALKRKVLMVENKNAQLQRAFANMMHKGSDAANVPHATEIKRPVLEDAAISFAIKEESLDEVLWINNPTGAGAALHYQNADEGPRFEEERHLAHTDVSGKKTLDFVDAFVSSEQVGEVSGLSLLVKTEKAEGGCKLGAAKENQLPDLSLDERDTQLWSSIIEGGDIDSSFPDFSSVVDEYSESFPEQSNARVVSGKSASVQPPSSQRSCNGVYNSDYKDPQLSGFQPRPPPTASQADRHKDPVYMQRNHSHGLLRCSQNGGGDGPTATASHSTFTPAGHHSDLTHRPFSVGGRGFVCSHCGKTFARLHQFKLHQQTHKRKRAFWCTVCGKGFQCSSHLSIHHRTHTGEKPYCCLQCGKRFTQQSSLRVHQRTHSGERPYNCAECGKTFILMHHLKRHCVIHTYG from the exons ATGGCGTGTGTTTCCTTCCAAAGCCAGCTGTCGTCCATCCTGGAGGTTCTGGTGAAAGCCGCGGTGTCAGAAATCAGCAAACTAGTGGATGACAATAGTGCCTTCTTGCAGCTGGAGATCTCCCAGAAGCAAAACGAGAATGAAGCGCTGAAGAGGAAAGTGCTTATGGTGGAGAATAAAAACGCTCAGCTTCAGAGAGCCttcg caaacatgatgcacaaaGGAAGCGACGCTGCAAATGTTCCACATGCCACAGAGATCAAG CGTCCTGTACTGGAAGACGCCGCCATCTCCTTTGCGATCAAGGAAGAGAGTTTGGATGAGGTGCTGTGGATCAATAATCCCACCGGGGCCG GTGCGGCGTTGCACTACCAGAATGCTGACGAGGGTCCGAGGTTCGAGGAGGAGCGCCACTTGGCTCACACCGACGTCTCAGGGAAGAAGACCTTGGACTTTGTAGACGCCTTCGTCTCAAGTGAGCAGGTAGGCGAGGTAAGCGGACTCTCGTTGCTGGTCAAGACGGAGAAAGCGGAGGGCGGGTGCAAGCTGGGCGCGGCCAAAGAGAACCAACTTCCCGACTTGTCTTTGGATGAGAGGGACACCCAGCTGTGGTCGTCCATCATCGAAGGCGGCGACATCGACTCCAGTTTCCCGGACTTTTCCAGCGTGGTCGACGAGTATTCCGAATCTTTCCCGGAGCAGTCGAACGCTCGCGTCGTTTCTGGCAAATCAGCATCTGTCCAGCCGCCTTCCTCCCAGAGGTCTTGCAATGGCGTTTACAACAGCGACTACAAGGACCCGCAGTTGTCCGGTTTTCAGCCCAGACCCCCGCCTACAGCCTCGCAGGCGGACAGGCACAAGGATCCGGTCTACATGCAGAGGAACCACTCCCATGGACTTCTAAGGTGCAGCCAAAACGGGGGCGGAGACGGACCGACCGCAACGGCGTCGCACAGCACCTTTACACCGGCCGGCCACCATTCCGACCTCACCCACCGGCCGTTCTCGGTCGGGGGGCGGGGCTTCGTGTGCTCGCATTGCGGCAAGACGTTCGCCCGCCTCCACCAGTTCAAGCTGCACCAGCAGACCCACAAGAGGAAGCGAGCCTTCTGGTGCACGGTGTGCGGCAAGGGCTTCCAGTGCTCGTCGCACCTCAGCATCCACCACCGCACGCACACGGGCGAGAAGCCCTACTGCTGCCTGCAGTGCGGCAAGAGGTTCACGCAGCAGAGCAGCCTGAGGGTCCACCAGCGCACGCACAGCGGCGAGCGGCCGTACAACTGCGCCGAGTGCGGCAAGACCTTCATCCTCATGCACCACCTGAAGCGCCACTGCGTCATTCATACGTACGGCTGA